In Ipomoea triloba cultivar NCNSP0323 chromosome 7, ASM357664v1, a single genomic region encodes these proteins:
- the LOC116024311 gene encoding uncharacterized protein LOC116024311: MIVDQEGEEEHEREFWFKPCWSKEVPWKMSFLAWRVFKRKISSDDNLRRFGYQLASRCYCCPNPGLDNLQHIFYTRSTASQVWGYFARSLGFNIQIRGVKQLCYEWWKKKPRNRMIRFLTHKLPVVILWELWVHYNQCKYGKESPSRARIIFKVTRDMVDCIMRKWPSWDPFPPNWNYILRRADLFKCSKIVREASWCKPPKGWIKINTAVKKGSCSFMIRNSKGEFVMARVYSGDRDMEMIMLKECLSWCKKRGLGRVQIEGEQVRVDGDEQGLRVEWLKCDRRVNCIAQWLLDKCEGQNVVYRRGPLLEAWAGNYFGKARTIVYEEFDAAESRNAAV; this comes from the exons ATGATTGTAGACcaggaaggagaagaagaacatgAAAGGGAATTTTGGTTCAAACCTTGTTGGTCAAAAGAAGTGCCATGGAAGATGTCCTTCCTTGCTTGGAGGGTGTTCAAAAGGAAAATCTCATCTGATGATAATCTGAGAAGATTTGGATATCAACTTGCTTCAAGGTGCTACTGCTGCCCAAATCCAGGGTTGGATAATTTGCAACATATTTTCTACACAAGATCCACAGCATCACAAGTTTGGGGATACTTTGCAAGATCTTTGGGATTTAACATTCAGATAAGAGGAGTCAAACAGTTGTGCTATGAATGGTGGAAGAAAAAACCTAGAAATAGAATGATCAGATTCTTAACTCACAAATTGCCAGTGGTGATCTTATGGGAATTATGGGTGCATTACAACCAGTGCAAGTATGGAAAGGAAAGTCCATCTAGGGCCAGGATAATCTTCAAAGTCACAAGAGACATGGTGGATTGCATAATGAGAAAATGGCCATCATGGGATCCATTTCCTCCTAACTGGAACTATATATTGAGGAGAGCTGATTTGTTCAAATGTAGCAAGATAGTAAGAGAAGCAAGCTGGTGCAAGCCACCAAAGGGTTGGATAAAAATCAACACAGCTGTAAAGAAGGGGAGTTGCAGCTTTATGATTAGAAACTCTAAGGGGGAGTTTGTTATGGCAAGAGTATATTCTGGTGACAGGGATATGGAGATGATAATGCTGAAGGAATGTTTGAGTTGGTGTAAGAAAAGAGGCTTGGGAAGGGTTCAGATTGAGGGAGAGCAGGTGAGGGTTGATGGGGATGAGCAGGGACTGAGAGTTGAATGGTTAAAATGTGACAGGAGAGTGAATTGTATTGCACAGTGGCTTCTTGACAAATGTGAAGGACAAAATGTTGTATATAGAAGG GGGCCATTGTTGGAAGCTTGGGCTGGAAACTACTTTGGAAAAGCAAGAACAATAGTTTATGAAGAGTTTGATGCTGCAGAATCTAGGAATGCAGCAGTTTGA
- the LOC116026070 gene encoding PRA1 family protein B3-like has protein sequence MSTIASHSQPSAAAAADNVASFAIRTFLNRLYHSLRRGLSHHRPWLELVERSSFSRPSSLSDATSRVRKNLSYFRVNYLTLIAAVLCLSFASHPASLLALLVLLIAWLYLYSLRPSDQPLLILGRTFSDRETLWLLILLSVIVIFLTNVGSLLISATLIGFGIVCIHGAFRDPEDLFLDDQELNGFGLFAFISGTGSASSANVPGVPPIVSQV, from the coding sequence ATGTCAACAATCGCCTCGCATTCTCAGCcgtccgccgccgccgccgccgacaaCGTCGCATCATTCGCCATCCGCACCTTCCTGAATCGCCTCTATCATTCTCTCCGTCGCGGGCTCTCTCACCACCGCCCCTGGTTGGAGCTCGTGGAACGCAGCTCCTTCTCCAGGCCAAGTTCCCTGTCCGACGCCACCTCGCGCGTCCGCAAGAACCTCTCCTATTTCCGCGTCAATTACCTAACCCTAATCGCCGCCGTGCTCTGTCTGTCCTTCGCCTCCCACCCCGCCTCCCTCCTCGCCCTCCTTGTGCTCCTCATTGCCTGGCTCTACCTCTACAGCCTCCGCCCCTCCGATCAGCCGCTCCTCATCCTCGGCCGCACATTCTCCGATCGCGAAACCCTATGGCTCCTAATTCTTCTCTCCGTCATCGTCATCTTCCTCACCAATGTTGGATCGCTTCTCATCTCCGCAACACTGATCGGATTCGGCATTGTGTGCATCCACGGCGCTTTCAGGGATCCGGAGGACCTGTTTCTGGATGATCAGGAACTGAATGGTTTTGGCTTATTCGCATTCATCAGCGGCACTGGATCCGCGTCATCTGCCAACGTTCCCGGCGTACCTCCCATCGTCTCCCAGGTCTGA
- the LOC116025628 gene encoding sorting nexin 2B-like: MMGSENQGEVHLRAPRVASMESLTLNDEDLTSKSYASYVSAMSTLSNSQHPLLPSIVATPADADPLLFPPVGASNSPQKPYLEPPSYADAVFNPLDQLSSSGEEANGGQSPVGDSDKSVIFPRSPSSSSEHLKVAVSNPQKEVESSNSIVPGGNTFVTYLITTKTNIPEYGGSEFSVRRRFKDVVVLADRLNEAYRGYFIPPRPDKSVVESQVMQKQEFVEQRRVALERYLKRLAAHPVIKKSNELRAFLQVQGKLPVQSTDVASRVLDETPKLPQQFFPDSRNAVQPQDVVQPSRGGRDLLRLFRELKQSVVNDWGGSRPRLEEDDKEFLEKKERLHELEQNLTTASKQAELLVKEQQDMAETMGQLGLAFLKLTKFENERAMLNTQKERAADMKNVATAAVKSSRLYRELNAQTVKHLDVLHEHLGLMLAVHGAFSDRSSALLTVQTLLSELSSLNSKAEKLETTSPKKFGGDKLKIQKLDELRGTIRATEDAKSCAIREYERIKEINRIEMGRLDRERHDNFINMLKGFVISQAAYSEKIGKEWTKVAEETSRYTKDSA; encoded by the exons atgaTGGGGTCGGAGAACCAAGGTGAAGTCCATCTGCGAGCACCGAGAGTGGCTTCAATGGAGAGCTTGACCCTCAACGATGAAGATTTGACCTCGAAATCCTACGCGAGTTACGTAAGTGCCATGTCTACGCTTTCCAACTCCCAACACCCCCTATTGCCGTCGATCGTCGCCACCCCTGCCGACGCCGATCCACTCCTTTTCCCCCCGGTCGGAGCATCAAATTCTCCGCAAAAACCTTATCTTGAGCCTCCATCCTATGCTGATGCAGTGTTTAACCCTCTCGACCAACTCTCCAGCTCCGGCGAAGAAGCGAATGGCGGGCAGAGCCCCGTCGGAGACTCCGATAAGTCGGTAATTTTTCCTAGATCCCCTTCCTCGAGTTCGGAGCATTTGAAAGTTGCGGTTTCCAATCCGCAAAAAGAGGTGGAGTCCTCCAATTCAATTGTTCCGGGAGGTAACACTTTTGTCACCTATTTGATTACTACCAAAACGAACATACCGGAATATGGTGGATCAGAGTTCAGTGTCCGGAGGCGGTTCAAAGACGTAGTAGTATTGGCGGATAGATTGAATGAAGCTTACAGAGGGTATTTTATTCCCCCCAGGCCAGACAAGAGTGTAGTGGAGAGTCAAGTGATGCAAAAACAAGAATTTGTGGAGCAAAGGAGGGTTGCATTGGAGAGGTACTTGAAGAGGCTTGCAGCACATCCTGTGATCAAGAAGAGCAATGAATTAAGAGCCTTCTTGCAGGTTCAGGGTAAGCTTCCGGTGCAAAGCACTGATGTGGCATCAAGGGTGCTCGATGAGACACCCAAGCTCCCACAGCAGTTCTTTCCGGACTCTAGGAATGCAGTTCAGCCACAGGATGTAGTGCAACCGTCAAGAGGTGGGAGGGATTTGCTGAGATTGTTTAGGGAATTGAAACAGTCTGTTGTAAATGATTGGGGTGGTTCGAGGCCACGGTTGGAGGAGGATGATAAGGAATTTCtggagaagaaagaaagattgcATGAACTTGAGCAAAATCTGACCACTGCATCGAAGCAG GCTGAATTGCTTGTTAAAGAACAACAAGATATGGCCGAGACCATGGGACAATTAGGGCTAGCGTTTCttaaattgacaaaatttgAGAATGAGCGGGCGATGTTGAACACACAGAAAGAACGCGCTGCTGATATGAAAAATGTGGCAACTGCAGCAGTCAAATCAAGCAGATTGTACCGTGAATTAAATGCACAGACTGTGAAGCATTTG GATGTCCTACATGAGCACCTGGGGCTAATGTTGGCGGTGCATGGTGCATTTTCCGATCGGTCAAGTGCATTACTAACAGTACAGACTCTTCTATCAGAATTGTCCTCTCTAAATTCTAAGGCTGAAAAACTTGAAacaacatcaccaaaaaaatttGGAGGCGATAAATTAAAGATTCAAAAATTGGATGAATTGAGGGGTACTATTAGAGCCACTGAGGATGCTAAAAGCTGTGCAATCAGAGAATATGAACGCATCAAG GAAATTAATAGAATTGAAATGGGAAGACTTGATAGAGAAAGGCACGATAACttcataaatatgttgaaaGGATTCGTGATTAGTCAG GCAGCTTATTCTGAAAAAATTGGGAAAGAGTGGACAAAAGTGGCAGAGGAGACGAGTCGATACACCAAAGATAGTGCTTAA
- the LOC116024312 gene encoding uncharacterized protein LOC116024312 yields MKAVQDRQKSYADLGRKPAKFQVGERVLLRVSPTKGVMRFGKKGKLSLRFIGPYEILDKIGQVAYRLALPMKLDKVHDVFHVSQLKRYVHDASHVINPEVVEMDESLSYEEKPVKILDSKTRDTRKKSIRLVKVLWSNHLAEEATWEVEEDMRNRYPDLFASGYYVL; encoded by the exons ATGAAAGCTGTTCAAGATCGTCAGAAATCATATGCAGATTTAGGACGGAAACCAGCAAAATTTCAAGTGGGAGAAAGAGTTCTTCTAAGAGTATCACCAACCAAAGGAGTTATGCGATTTGGGAAGAAGGGTAAACTAAGTCTAAGATTTATTGGTCCGTATGAAATCTTGGATAAGATTGGTCAAGTAGCTTACCGGTTGGCCTTACCTATGAAATTGGATAAG GTGCATGATGTATTCCATGTGTCTCAACTGAAGAGGTACGTTCACGATGCTTCGCATGTGATCAACCCTGAG GTTGTGGAGATGGATGAATCTCTCTCGTATGAGGAAAAGCCAGTAAAGATATTGGATTCTAAGACCCGTGATACCCGAAAGAAATCCATAAGGCTTGTGAAAGTATTGTGGTCCAACCACTTAGCTGAGGAAGCAACGTGGGAAGTTGAGGAGGATATGAGAAATCGGTATCCGGATTTATTTGCTTCAG GGTACTATGTTTTGTGA